Proteins encoded in a region of the Tripterygium wilfordii isolate XIE 37 chromosome 21, ASM1340144v1, whole genome shotgun sequence genome:
- the LOC119988075 gene encoding protein YIPF1 homolog codes for MDDSYNTNLPTSHLIGSVPAVVNEENNTPNYEAPKANMQKFPPNNGGGSRQGYQTLGSPSEEFEQQPANNWKGVFSVSSYTQYFNVDTDVVINRLMSSLNPMTGDFFSKIDANPDLYGLVWISTTLVFVLASLGNCATYLMQKRTDSSASWNFDVSYVNMAAFSIYGYAIVVPLAFYFLLQYLGSNASLVRFWCMWGYSLFIFVLSSFLLVIPFEILRWIIILVAGTASSCFVTLNLRSYMESNDLTIVVIASFFLQLALAIFIKAWFFP; via the exons aTGGACGATTCTTACAATACCAATCTCCCTACCAGCCATCTAATCGGTTCCGTACCT GCTGTTGtcaatgaagaaaataataccCCAAACTATGAAG CCCCAAAAGCAAATATGCAAAAATTCCCACCAAACAATGGAGGTGGCAGCAGGCAGGGTTATCAAACTCTTGGAAGTCCAAGCG AAGAATTTGAGCAACAACCAGCAAACAACTGGAAAGGAGTGTTTAGTGTCTCATCATACACACAATATTTCAATGTGGATACTGACGTTGTGATAAACCGATTGATGAGTTCTTTGAATCCCATGACTGGAGATTTTTTCAGCAAGATTGATGCAAACCCTGATTT GTATGGACTTGTCTGGATCTCCACTACATTGGTATTCGTGCTTGCTTCTCTTGGAAACTGTGCCACTTACCTCATGCAAAAACGCACTGATAGCAGCGCATCTTGGAACTTTGATGTCAGCTATGTAAATATGGCGGCATTTTCAATCTATGGTTATGCAATTGTGGTGCCATTGGCTTTTTACTTCTTGCTTCAGTATCTTGGATCAAATGCTAGCCTCGTACGATTTTGGTGCATGTGGGGATATTCTCTGTTCATTTTCGTCCTAAGCTCT TTTCTCTTGGTTATTCCTTTCGAGATTCTCcggtggatcattatactcgtTGCTGGCACTGCCTCATCATGCTTTGTTACATTAAACCTGAGGTCGTATATGGAGAGTAATGACCTAACAATTGTGGTCATTGCCTCATTCTTCTTGCAACTAGCATTGGCGATTTTCATTAAGGCCTGGTTCTTTCCATAA
- the LOC119989571 gene encoding uncharacterized protein LOC119989571: MKQLKFPNPPNQNPSPQSQQSLQQEDPKSSNKVPQKTKLPTPKELIAHYESQGMGSQEASMKVIDDLQNVLYRVISSNNVNSKKGKVMVETSRKIDVINNRVAIVDAKLDSKPGYVETLAIGLASGAALQGIGSVLPHVVQGLGQIWTAVRSVTDKPTSS, translated from the coding sequence ATGAAGCAACTCAAATTCCCAAATCCGCCAAACCAAAACCCATCACCACAATCACAGCAGAGTCTACAACAAGAAGACCCCAAAAGCAGTAACAAAGTTCCACAAAAGACTAAGCTTCCGACACCCAAAGAGCTGATAGCACACTATGAATCACAAGGCATGGGGTCCCAAGAGGCCTCCATGAAGGTCATAGATGACCTCCAGAATGTCCTTTACAGGGTTATCTCCTCCAACAACGTCAACTCCAAGAAGGGCAAGGTCATGGTTGAGACTTCAAGGAAGATTGATGTGATCAATAACAGGGTTGCCATTGTTGATGCTAAGCTGGATTCCAAGCCTGGGTATGTGGAGACCTTAGCTATTGGGCTTGCCTCTGGAGCTGCTCTTCAGGGGATTGGGAGTGTGCTGCCTCATGTTGTTCAGGGTCTTGGCCAGATTTGGACTGCTGTTAGGAGCGTTACTGATAAGCCTACTTCTTCTTGA